A window of Aeromicrobium sp. Sec7.5 genomic DNA:
ACTTACTCCGGCAGAGGCAACTAGCCGACGAGTACCAACGCCAGACCACCTCACGAGCGCGGGCACTCACAGCACTGCGCGAAGTGGTGACTAGCCGAGTGTCACCGAGTCGCTGACGCCGTGTTCAGGCGCCAGAACTGGATCGCTGCGCGAGCGCGAAACGTTCGAGATCCCCGGTCGTCAACGTCCAACACAAGCGATCCCGCCTCCACATGGTCCCCCCGCGACACTCCACAGGGCTACTTGAAAGGTTCGAGCACTCCGCCACTGTGTAACACCCGCCTTCCCCCAGAGAGACAACCTTGAGGCCGATCTCCTGCCTCCACTCCACCCGAAAGGTGCCGACGGTGCTTATCCGACAACTCGCTCATACACGCACTGCGTCCGCCACTCAGCCACACGTGCGGTACTCGCCCACCGAGAAAATCGCCTACGTGGAAGAGGCTGGCGTCTGGCTACCCAGTACGAAGTCGTCGGCGGTCACTCGGACGAAGAAGGCCGACCTCGAGACCGGTGAGGACCAAAAGGGCCAGTAGTGACCGCACAGACAGTTCTGGTGGTCTCGAACCACCGCGACTTCGCTGCCGACCAGGTCATCAGTCTCATCAACCAACGACCTGACTGGTCGGTAGAACGGTGGAACACCGAGACGCTGATGAGCGACATCCCCAATTGGGAGCCGGACCAGCCACCGCTCCCTTCGAACATTCGAAGCGTCTGGCTTCGACAGTTCCTTCCAGACGCCCAACCAACAAGGACAGTCGCCGAGGTCGACGACTTTCTCGTCCGGCGGGAACAGTGGCGCACGCGACTCGAACTCCTGACAGAGAGTGCCGCGAAATGGATGAACCCGCTCTTTGAATCGAGGCGTGCAGAGAACAAACTGATACAACTTCGGACGGCGTCCCGTGTAGGTCTGAACGTTCCACCAACGCTTGTGACTAACAGCAGGAACGAGGCGACGCAATGGGCGGCATCGCGAGGAAGCTTCGTAGTAAAGACCGTAGCGAGCGGCTACTTTCCGTTCAGCGATCAGGCTTTCACCTTCACAACTGATCTCGACGAAGCGTTGACCTACGGAGACCACCATTGGGCCCAGCAACCCGTCATCGTGCAACAACGCGTGGCCCCTCGCACCGACATCCGCGTCTTCGTAGTCGAAGATGCTGTTTTCGGGGCGTCGACCGTTGCCCCCGGAACCGACTGGCGCCTACACGCCAGCGACACAACATGGGAGCCATGGCCCGTCCCTGAAACCATTGCCGAACGGTCGAAGGCACTCGTCCGCGCGATGGGACTCACCTACGGCGCTCTGGACTTCGCCTCCGACGCCTCCGAGACTTGGTTCTTGGAATGCAACCAGGCAGGCGAATTCGCGTTCATCGACCGTCCGCTGGCGCTCGGCGTGACTAAGGCCATCGCTAAGACCCTTTGCACATGAGGCAACACAGCGTTCGCACCCCACCACCGCTGAAGTTCCGCACTCTCAAAACGCCAGCACTCAGGGGCGCAGCGATACTCGCCAGCTCCCTGCCGCAGGCGCCCCGTGCTTGGTCCGCTAACCGGCGGCTACAGGCTCGGTGGACCACGTCCTTCAGCTCATCCAACCTTGCATCCGTGAACACCGACACCGCGACCGCCTACTGGGCAGCCGAAAACGACCGGCTCGCCCTGCTGGTCACGAAGTCCACCGGCGTCCTCGCCGTCGCGTCGCTGACCGTCGCTCCAGCCGTTCAAGTCGCCAGTGCCGGCGACGCCCCCCGCGCCCTAGCCCTACTCGCTGGCGCCTACCTCCTGTCCGCCGTTCTGAGCGGCGTAGCCGTGAATCTGCCTCGGCCACGCGTCACCCTGACGCTTCACGAAGCAGCCAGCGAGAAGGCCGCCGCTCTAATGCTTGACGCGGCGGCAGACAACGAACTTGAAGGCATAAAACTCAGCAACTGGGTCTCTGCCGGAATCCGAGACTGCATCGCTGCGATCATGCTGCTACTCACAGGCTTCTTTACCGGCTCGATCCTCTGACGGATGACGTCCGATGCCCCGGCCTACACGCCTAAACCCCCGAACCAGCACCGCGACGGAACCTCCATTGCAGCTCAGCACCGCCCTATCCTGCGCGCACGAGGGTTGACTCGGTAAGAATCGATCGGCGAGCGCGACTACGTAGGGGAAGGGATCGAACAATGTTGATGACGGGTCTTCCGACGCACCCGCGCGCTGAAGTGAACTTCGAAGAACTCGGAACCCCGACAGGGCTTGCCGCGGTCGTCGAGGCTGCAACGCTCGAAGCGGGGCGGTTGCAGTGATGCGGAGCCCCGTGGCGCTCTGGAATGCTGGTGATGTCCTATCCCGATCCGTCACTGAAACCGACAACGAGGCGGCATACGTCACAGATGTATTCCTGCGCGACCACAAGCCGAAACCTCGAACCAGATTGGTGGCGCTGGGCGCGAGTTCACGCGGACTGGAGGTCATAGGTCTCGGTGTGGTGCACCAGGTCGACGCGGTGGCAACACGCAAGGATCGCGTCCGAGTTCAGCCTTTGATCCAGATCGACCCGGTACCCGTAGGCCGCATCGAAAACTACATCGAAGCGAACCTCGGCAAGCGCCCAGATCTCAACATTCCCCCGCCTCTGCGAGCACAGACCCTCGGCGCGCTCGTGGCCGATCAGCTCCTTGAAGCGCTGCGATCACTATCTCCCGAGGTTGCCGCATTCCTGGCAAAACTCGCAGAGGCAGACCTGAGGGTCGAAGGTCAGGCCGGCCAAAGGATGCGCGAGGAACGCGACGCCATCACCACGGCGATCGACCTCGCAGATATGGAGATACCCGCTCCACTGAACATCGACGACAACCCAACCCCGGATTCCCCGCTCTCCCTCGTCCTCCCCGAACATGTCATGTATGACATCGAAGACGACCTAATCGCCGTCGACCTTCGCCGCTTCGACGGACGCGGTGAACTGAAGATGAGCAGCGGAAGCGCGGCCAGCTTTCGTGACAACCGGTTCCGCCTGACGATCTTGAACGTCAACCGAAAGCGCCTTGAAAAAGTCACCGGAGTCGACCTCATCTACTTCGACGCAACTGCCGGTACGTTCACTCTCGTTCAGTACAAACGCCAGGAACCGAGACGAAACTCCAAGCCCGGCGAAGAGCGATGGGCCTACACGGCCGAGAGCGAAATCAAGAAGTCCTTAAGCCGGATGGGCTCCGCGCACGCACGCATGGCCCACACCGGCGACTTCCGCCTGACACCTTCGCCGTACTGGTTCAAGTTCGTACTGAATCGCCCCGGCGAGTCTGGAGGGTCGGTTTGGTGGCTCAGCCGGTCGGCGTGAGCCGGTTTCTTGCAGCGTAGTGAACTTCCTCGGCCTGGACGGGTGTCAGGTCGTCGATCGATTCGTGCGGGCGCTCGTTGTTGAACCAGTCGACCCAGTTCAGGGTCTCGAGCTCGACGTGCTCCAGGCCCCGCCAGGGACCCTCGGGGCGGATCAGCTCGGACTTGAACAGCCCGATCTGGGACTCGGCCAACGCGTTGTCGTAGGCATCGCCGACAGATCCGACCGAGGGGTCGACGCCGGCCTCGACGAGCCGCTCGGTGAACGCGAACGAGACGTATTGACTGCCGGCGTCGGTGTGATGGATCAGCCCGGTCAGGTCGGTGACCCCGCCCTGGGAGCGGGTCCAGATCGCGTGCTCGAGGGTGTCCAAGACCAGGTCGGTCTTCATCCTCGTGGCTGCCCGCCAGCCCACGATCCGGCGGCTGAAGACGTCGAAGACGAACGCGACATAGACCGTCCCGGACCAGGTCGCGACATAGGTGAAGTCCGCGACCCACAACTGATTCGGCCGCGTCGCGAGGAACTGACGATCGACCAGATCCGCCGGCCGACGTGCTGACGGGTCGGCAATCGTGGTGCGGTGCTTCTTGCGCCGCCGTGCCCCTTCCCAGCCCTGCTGGCGATAGAGACGCTCGATCGTGCACCGAGCGACGTCATGTCCGCGCCCTCGCAAGTGCAACCACATCTTGCGCGCACCGAACCTGGCCACGAACTTCTGCCGCTGTCGCTCGGCCTCGATCAGCGCGACGATCTGCCCATCACGCAGCGCCCTCTTCGACGGTCGCCGCGAGACGTTGTCGTAGTAAGTCGACGGGGCGATCTTCAACCCGTGCTCACTCAGCACGCGACAGATCGGCTCGACCCCGAACTCACCCTTGCGGGACTCGATGAATTCGATCAGTGCCGGTAGGGGCGGTCGAGCTCCGCCGCGAAGAAAGCCGATGCGCTCTTCAAGATCTCGTTCGCCCGCCGCAGCTCAGCGACTTCCTTCTTCAGCTCACGGATCTCCGCCAGCTCCTCGGACGTCTTGCCAGGGCGGACACCATCGTCGACCTCA
This region includes:
- a CDS encoding IS3 family transposase (programmed frameshift), with protein sequence MARPSRYPLELQERAVRMVIESRAEYESEYAAIKSISAKLGITSPESLRKWLRRAEVDDGVRPGKTSEELAEIRELKKEVAELRRANEILKSASGFLRGGARPPLPALIEFIESRKGEFGVEPICRVLSEHGLKIAPSTYYDNVSRRPSKRALRDGQIVALIEAERQRQKFVARFGARKMWLHLRGRGHDVARCTIERLYRQQGWEGARRRKKHRTTIADPSARRPADLVDRQFLATRPNQLWVADFTYVATWSGTVYVAFVFDVFSRRIVGWRAATRMKTDLVLDTLEHAIWTRSQGGVTDLTGLIHHTDAGSQYVSFAFTERLVEAGVDPSVGSVGDAYDNALAESQIGLFKSELIRPEGPWRGLEHVELETLNWVDWFNNERPHESIDDLTPVQAEEVHYAARNRLTPTG